In Solanum stenotomum isolate F172 chromosome 6, ASM1918654v1, whole genome shotgun sequence, one DNA window encodes the following:
- the LOC125868628 gene encoding uncharacterized protein LOC125868628, which translates to MTSPDIQKDIVNSCAKETVKAIIEDLNGDYFGILVDESKDVSHKEQMSLVLLYVNKEAVAIKHRDVNNFFDILSNVLNNVGGSFKRREMLRGDQAEKLEELLMLGEVHTGSGLNQELGLQRPVLENEGVNYHEKAMAKSLVGDIKSYEFIYILHLMLKILEITYDLNMALQRKDQDIVTAMKLVDLAKKQLQSMRESKWNYLVEDIYLFCEKNDIMIPKMDEKYGLGKSKRKSSSVTYSLHLCVEVFYAVIDLQLLELNNSFNAVNIYLLLGMDLSPDNSFINYDKKIMKLATYYLN; encoded by the exons ATGACTTCTCCAGATATCCAAAAGGATATTGTAAATTCTTGTGCAAAAGAAACAGTGAAAGCAATTATTGAAGACTTGAATGGAGATTACTTTGGAATATTGGTTGATGAATCTAAGGATGTTTCTCATAAGGAACAAATGTCCCTTGTTCTGCTGTATGTCAACAAAGAAG CTGTTGCGATAAAACATCGTGatgtgaataatttttttgacatTCTTTCTAATGTTTTAAATAATGTTGGAGGTTCTTTTAAGCGTAGGGAAATGCTTCGTGGGGATCAAGCTGAAAAATTAGAGGAATTATTAATGCTTGGTGAAGTTCATACAGGAAGTGGATTAAACCAGGAACTCGGACTTCAAAGACCAG TTCTTGAAAATGAGGGAGTAAATTATCACGAGAAAGCAATGGCAAAAAGTCTAGTGGGAGACATTAAATCTTATGAGTTTATCTACATATTGCATTTGATGTTAAAGATTTTGGAAATTACATATGATTTGAATATGGCTCTGCAACGAAAAGATCAAGATATTGTTACTGCCATGAAGCTTGTCGATCTTGCAAAGAAACAATTGCAATCGATGAGGGAATCTAAATGGAATTATTTGGTAGAAGATATATACCTATTTTGTGAAAAGAATGATATTATGATCCCTAAAATGGATGAGAAATATGGTCTTGGAAAGTCGAAGCGTAAAAGTTCAAGTGTTACATATTCTCTTCATTTGTGTGTGGAAGTTTTTTATGCTGTTATAGATTTGCAGCTTTTAGAACTTAACAATAGCTTTAATGCAGTGAATATTTATCTACTTCTAGGAATGGATTTGAGTCCCGATAATTCctttataaattatgataaaaagaTCATGAAGCTTGCAACGTATTATCTGAATTAA